A single Elaeis guineensis isolate ETL-2024a chromosome 15, EG11, whole genome shotgun sequence DNA region contains:
- the LOC105058238 gene encoding uncharacterized protein, producing MVDVDRRMAGLTPAHAAGLRRLSSRAATAPSTSAARNGLFSFSPLAEAVISHLKASAVPVHPGLSDAEFARLEAQFGFAFPPDLRAVLALGLPAGPGFPDWRSLPRLRTSLDLPLAAVSLQIARAALWPRSWGPRPADPDRALRLARAALRRAPLLLPLFDRCYIPCRPCLAGNPVFFVDESRLFCCGFDLSDFFPRESAFRSPSPSLRLHPSASDESLPSTRRSLDSIVGKTPRWIEFWSDAAASDRRRRNSSSTTSISSYETASSSSSPPPPDPELFVEIRPRPRLPDWVETYLDRIGSVLREGGWDESDVREMVDVSATSDFFDDDGEAVVVDTQAVLDALLLKADRCSDSLRRSGWSSDDVSDALGFDFRRHREPRRPLVKLPPEIALKIEKLAQAVARS from the coding sequence ATGGTCGACGTCGACCGGAGGATGGCGGGCCTCACCCCTGCCCACGCTGCGGGCCTCCGCCGCCTCTCCTCCCGCGCCGCCACCGCCCCCTCCACATCCGCCGCCCGCAAtggcctcttctccttctctcctctGGCCGAGGCCGTTATCTCCCACCTCAAGGCTTCCGCCGTCCCCGTCCACCCGGGCCTCTCCGACGCCGAGTTCGCCCGCCTCGAGGCCCAGTTCGGCTTCGCCTTCCCCCCCGACCTCCGCGCTGTCCTCGCCCTCGGCCTCCCCGCCGGCCCCGGATTCCCCGACTGGCGCTCCCTTCCCCGGCTCCGCACCTCCCTCGACCTCCCTCTCGCCGCTGTCTCCCTCCAGATCGCCCGCGCCGCCCTCTGGCCCCGCTCCTGGGGTCCCCGCCCTGCTGACCCCGACCGCGCCCTCCGACTCGCCCGCGCCGCCCTCCGCCGCGCCCCCCTCCTCCTTCCCCTCTTCGACCGCTGCTACATCCCCTGCCGCCCCTGCCTCGCCGGCAACCCCGTCTTCTTCGTCGACGAGTCCCGCCTCTTCTGCTGTGGCTTCGACCTCTCCGACTTCTTCCCCCGCGAGTCCGCCTTCCgctccccctctccttccctccgccTCCATCCGTCCGCCTCCGACGAATCCCTGCCGTCCACCCGCCGGAGCCTCGACTCCATCGTCGGCAAGACCCCTCGTTGGATCGAGTTCTGGAGCGATGCGGCCGcctccgaccgccgccgccgcaaCTCCTCCTCCACCACCTCCATCTCCTCCTACGAGAcggcatcctcctcctcctcgccgCCGCCGCCGGATCCGGAGCTGTTCGTCGAGATCCGGCCGCGGCCGAGGCTGCCGGACTGGGTCGAGACCTACCTGGACCGGATCGGCTCGGTTCTGCGGGAGGGCGGGTGGGACGAATCGGACGTCCGCGAGATGGTCGACGTGTCCGCCACCTCCGACTTCTTCGACGACGATGGCGAGGCCGTGGTGGTCGACACCCAGGCGGTGCTCGATGCTCTACTCCTCAAGGCCGACCGCTGCTCCGACTCCCTCCGCCGTTCAGGCTGGAGCTCCGACGACGTCTCCGACGCGCTCGGCTTCGATTTCCGCCGCCATAGAGAGCCGCGCCGACCGCTGGTGAAGTTACCACCGGAGATCGCTCTGAAGATCGAGAAGCTCGCCCAGGCGGTCGCTCGATCCTGA
- the LOC105058239 gene encoding protein DCL homolog, chloroplastic → MASISTSFPPPLYRNSVPFRPSSLILPFISLPTPFLPRLLALRATGTDGIRVRSHGPQDPALLRRPSPPSPEDGDSAISSDVDAVDGNPGEEEKIRSKRTKDEELVDWEDVILQDTVPLVSFVRMILHSGKYENGDRLSPEHEKTILERVLPYHPQFEKKIGCGIDFITIGFHPEFENSRCLFIVRKDGEMVDFSYWKCIKGLIRKNYPLYADGFILRHFRRRRHTD, encoded by the exons ATGGCCTCCATCTCTACCTCCTTCCCTCCTCCACTCTACCGCAACTCCGTCCCTTTTCGCCCCTCCTCTCTAATTCTCCCTTTCATCTCTCTCCCAACCCCATTCCTCCCGAGGTTGTTAGCTCTCAGAGCCACGGGGACGGATGGAATCCGGGTCAGGAGCCACGGCCCCCAGGATCCGGCCCTCCTGAGGAGGCCATCGCCTCCTTCGCCGGAAGACGGAGATTCTGCGATCAGTTCCGACGTGGACGCCGTGGACGGAAACCCGGGGGAAGAGGAGAAGATCAGAAGCAAGAGGACGAAGGATGAGGAATTGGTGGACTGGGAGGATGTGATCCTGCAGGACACTGTGCCCCTTGTCAGTTTTGTCCGGATGATCCTCCACTCTGGAAA GTATGAAAACGGTGACAGACTAAGTCCAGAACATGAAAAAACAATTCTGGAAAGGGTGCTTCCATATCATCCACAGTTTGAAAAGAAGATAGGATGTGGAATTGATTTTATCACA ATAGGATTTCATCCAGAATTTGAAAACTCCCGTTGTCTGTTCATAGTACGAAAGGATGGTGAGATGGTTGACTTCTCATATTGGAAGTGCATAAAAGGTCTTATAAGGAAGAACTACCCCCTGTATGCAGATGGTTTCATTCTCAGACATTTTCGGAGACGCAGGCATACTGATTGA